TACGTTGCAAGGATGTCTGAGGATAACAACCAATCCATCAGATCAGTCAATAGTCACCTCGTCTCATTGACTAAATTGGCTGTATTGTTGGAAACATACACTGACCGGTTTACTGTTTCTCACGATTAATGACATCAACAGCATCATAAGCCAAATTGAATGATAAAGACCTGCGATCATTCATTGTGCTGTTCAGATCCTGCGGGAAAAACTCTTAATGGCGGCATGCGATGCCGTCGCTTGTAGATCCCGGCGTATCGTGAACAGCCATTTTTTTGGGGGCCGGGGATCTGCTGCGTGATGAGGCAAACAGAACATAATGAGATCTCTATATATAGGTTTATTGCACGAGAACCGGTCGCTACTGTATGTTAGTCAATATGGATCTCTTGATGATGATCTAACGTTCATTATCATCGTTGACGATCATGTTTTTAACTCATCAACACGGTCGCCAGATCATCTGCGTTGAATGTTATCCCGTGATGCAACTTGTATTGACTGCAGATACTCGATCCACGGCATACAAAACCAGTGAAGATCCATATTTTTCAGTTTAGCTTAAGGTCCTGTTTTTCGACTGCGGAGATCTTATGTGAGAGAAAATACTCGATTACTGTTGGTTGGTCGTGATGATTGGCAAAAAGATGAAGCTTTAAATCTGGCTCTACTACAGCAACTAAAAAATAACTGCATTGAAATCATCTGGGAAGATCCGGCGGCACCCGTGATCTATTTTTTTCGTAAGATAGAGCAAAAATGTAAAATTTTTTCCCCACGAATAAAAAAGTGCCACTTACGGCTGATCCAGATCGTTTATGGTTTGTTGCATCCGTCTTATTTTGTCTATCTGTATAAAAGAAAGAACAATTCAGTCGCATTTCGCTGTGAGTCACTCAAAAAAACCATCCGTAAACATGGTGGCGCGAAACAAACTATTGTGCTGGCGCGTTCATCAGGCGGGCGTGTGGCATCCTTGATTGCCGATGAGCTAAATCTGAAGCAGATCGTGTGTCTTGGCTACCCCTTCAAACATCCCGAGCAAGATGATGAACCTGCTCGATATGCTCATTTGGCCCAGTTAAAAACACCGATGCTTATTATTCAGGGGATCCAAGATGAGTATGGAGGGATAGAAATAAAAAACCGCTATGAGCTCAGTAATAACATCACGCTGTTATTTCTCGATACAGATCATAACTTCGCGATCGATGATGCAATGGCACAGGACATTGTGCAGAACATTAAGTGTGTAGTTGACGTTACGAAACAATCTGAGTGTTGAGCAGGAGTCCACCGACGCAAGTCAGTCCTTCGCGTTTAACTTCAGTAGGGATCCCTATCGTTCACGGCAGAGAGGATCTCAAGTCCTGCAACAGCATTAAGTTCATCCAACACAAAATCCATATCAAGATGATCAGCCTCAAATTTCGGATGATCCTTGGACTGGGTGGGTTGTTGAGCGATAAT
This uncultured Tolumonas sp. DNA region includes the following protein-coding sequences:
- a CDS encoding alpha/beta family hydrolase — encoded protein: MRENTRLLLVGRDDWQKDEALNLALLQQLKNNCIEIIWEDPAAPVIYFFRKIEQKCKIFSPRIKKCHLRLIQIVYGLLHPSYFVYLYKRKNNSVAFRCESLKKTIRKHGGAKQTIVLARSSGGRVASLIADELNLKQIVCLGYPFKHPEQDDEPARYAHLAQLKTPMLIIQGIQDEYGGIEIKNRYELSNNITLLFLDTDHNFAIDDAMAQDIVQNIKCVVDVTKQSEC